The following are encoded together in the Streptomyces rapamycinicus NRRL 5491 genome:
- a CDS encoding nucleotide sugar dehydrogenase: MPADLAVIGLGHLGIPLARAATAAGIRTVGYDPDPRTAHDLRAGRLPAGSGEGLLSAAELRRMASQGFRITADPAELGRVRTAVICAPTPRGDDRRLDLSAVGEAARTLAARLRPHTTVLLESTVYPGTTEEFLRPLLEEGSGLRAGRDFHLAYSPCRHDPGNRAHGPANTPKVIGGLTPACTEAAAAFYGRFTEKVVRARGTREAETVKVLETNYRHVNIALVNEMAVYCHDLGVDVWDVVRCAETKPFGFQSFRPGPGVGGHGVPVDHGHMADPQRGLGIPLRMVELAQQVNGRMPGYVTRRCTALLNEYGKSARGAHVLLLGVGYKADVADAEGSPAREIASRLIELGARLSYHDPYVTRWRVLGREVERADSVYEAAADADLTVLLQPHRTYDLQGLSVKAQLLLDTRGAGPAGTAHRL; this comes from the coding sequence ATGCCCGCAGATCTCGCCGTCATCGGACTCGGTCATCTCGGTATTCCTCTCGCCCGGGCGGCCACCGCCGCCGGCATCCGCACCGTCGGCTACGACCCCGATCCGCGCACGGCCCACGACCTCCGGGCCGGACGGCTGCCCGCCGGCTCGGGCGAGGGCCTGCTCTCCGCCGCCGAGCTGCGCCGGATGGCCTCCCAGGGGTTCCGGATCACCGCCGACCCCGCCGAACTCGGCCGCGTCCGCACCGCTGTGATCTGCGCCCCGACCCCGCGCGGGGACGACCGCAGACTGGATCTGTCGGCGGTCGGCGAGGCGGCCCGTACGCTCGCGGCGAGGCTGCGCCCGCACACCACCGTTCTGCTGGAATCGACCGTGTACCCCGGCACCACCGAGGAATTCCTCCGTCCACTCCTAGAGGAGGGATCCGGGCTGCGGGCCGGGCGCGACTTCCACCTCGCCTACTCCCCCTGCCGCCACGACCCGGGCAACCGCGCCCACGGCCCCGCCAACACTCCCAAGGTCATCGGCGGCCTCACCCCCGCCTGCACCGAGGCGGCCGCCGCGTTCTACGGGCGCTTCACCGAGAAGGTCGTCCGGGCCCGCGGCACGCGCGAGGCCGAGACGGTCAAGGTCCTGGAGACCAATTACCGGCACGTCAACATCGCCCTGGTCAACGAGATGGCGGTGTACTGCCATGACCTCGGCGTCGATGTGTGGGACGTGGTCCGCTGCGCCGAGACCAAGCCGTTCGGCTTCCAGTCCTTCCGCCCCGGCCCCGGCGTCGGCGGCCACGGCGTGCCGGTCGACCACGGGCACATGGCCGACCCGCAGCGCGGCCTCGGCATCCCGCTGCGCATGGTGGAGCTCGCGCAGCAGGTCAACGGGCGGATGCCGGGCTATGTCACGCGCCGCTGCACGGCCCTGCTCAACGAGTACGGGAAGTCGGCGCGCGGCGCGCACGTACTGCTGCTGGGCGTCGGCTACAAGGCCGACGTCGCCGACGCCGAGGGCTCACCCGCGCGGGAGATCGCCTCCCGGCTGATCGAGCTGGGCGCCCGGCTCAGCTACCACGATCCGTACGTCACGCGCTGGCGGGTGCTGGGGCGCGAGGTGGAGCGCGCCGACTCGGTGTACGAGGCGGCCGCCGACGCCGACCTGACCGTCCTGCTCCAGCCGCACCGCACCTACGACCTCCAGGGGCTGTCGGTGAAGGCCCAGCTGCTGCTGGACACCCGGGGCGCGGGACCGGCGGGCACGGCACACCGGCTGTGA
- a CDS encoding DUF6049 family protein, with the protein MSPAAHAPSRRYPVSVELTSLTPAVIRQGGELRISGRVTNTSGRRVGAARIGVRIGASGAIDTRGGLATVARRTPLTRADGPEVADRTARLAPLPTGAERGFRLTVPVPDLGLDGAGAYALTVHVVRADGADGAGAGTVLGLIRTHLSAYPDATRLEPLRTTVLWPVLDAPRMEALTLRTQDSVLPVFRDDQLTAAFGPGGRLRRLVEMGKGRPVTWVLDPDLIVQARAMVAGYRVARTPGDTDPLRATEGKGDEAAAGWLAALRAAVRGREVIALPYADPDLASLARGGGAPLAGLLRRASRTGRSVVDRALGVHARAGVGWPAGGELDDGIARYAKGLGLDTVLASGAGVTSAGELVSEGATDDGAVSLEGGTTALRYDAAIASQLFASHPAAGASGAPARLRLRQRLLAETLTAARELPSARRELVMVPPRRMPLAVARVLLTVVAEGRKAGWLEPAGFAAALRKPTAGRLRGFDGYPLARHASELPPARLAAVVRDRLRMRALAKVLSDARATAASVRAALGRSVATAWRADPAGAASYQRGVSRYLTASIASVRLVPKSTVVVTGGSATIPVTVDNGLQQDLTGVELRVLSSRPERLIARDRAMPVQASRAVSRTVRIRVEAYANGPVRLTAQLYTTTDGRPWGAPMTFTADVRSVPSGAVIFVLGGTALIVLAVAFRLRRTRSR; encoded by the coding sequence ATGAGCCCCGCGGCCCACGCACCCTCCCGCCGCTATCCCGTGTCCGTCGAGCTGACCTCCCTCACCCCCGCCGTGATCCGTCAGGGCGGCGAGCTGAGGATCAGCGGGCGGGTCACCAACACCTCCGGGCGGCGGGTCGGGGCCGCGCGGATCGGGGTGCGGATCGGGGCCTCCGGGGCGATCGACACCCGTGGCGGGCTCGCCACCGTGGCCCGTCGTACGCCCCTGACCCGGGCCGACGGCCCCGAGGTGGCCGACCGTACGGCCCGTCTCGCCCCGCTGCCCACCGGCGCCGAGCGCGGCTTCCGGCTCACCGTGCCCGTCCCCGACCTGGGGCTGGACGGCGCCGGGGCGTACGCGCTCACCGTGCATGTCGTCCGGGCGGACGGCGCGGACGGCGCGGGTGCCGGGACCGTGCTCGGGCTGATCCGCACCCACCTGTCCGCGTACCCCGACGCCACCCGGCTGGAGCCGCTGCGCACCACCGTGCTGTGGCCGGTGCTGGACGCCCCGCGGATGGAGGCGCTGACCCTGCGCACCCAGGACAGCGTGCTGCCGGTCTTCCGCGACGACCAGCTGACCGCCGCCTTCGGGCCGGGCGGGCGGCTGCGGCGGCTGGTGGAGATGGGCAAGGGGCGGCCGGTCACATGGGTGCTCGATCCGGATCTGATCGTCCAGGCTCGGGCCATGGTCGCCGGGTACCGGGTGGCCCGTACGCCGGGTGACACCGATCCGCTGCGAGCCACCGAGGGGAAGGGCGACGAGGCGGCGGCGGGCTGGCTGGCCGCGCTCCGGGCGGCGGTCCGGGGCCGCGAGGTGATCGCGCTGCCGTACGCGGACCCGGATCTGGCCTCGCTCGCGCGCGGCGGCGGCGCCCCGCTCGCCGGGCTGCTGCGCCGGGCCTCGCGCACCGGCCGGAGCGTGGTGGACCGGGCGCTGGGCGTCCACGCGCGCGCCGGTGTGGGCTGGCCCGCGGGCGGCGAGCTGGACGACGGGATCGCCCGGTACGCCAAGGGGCTCGGCCTGGACACGGTGCTGGCCTCGGGCGCCGGGGTGACCTCCGCCGGTGAGCTGGTCTCGGAGGGGGCCACCGACGACGGCGCCGTCTCGCTCGAGGGCGGCACGACCGCGCTGCGCTACGACGCGGCGATCGCGTCCCAGCTCTTCGCGAGCCATCCGGCCGCGGGCGCCTCCGGTGCGCCCGCCCGGCTGCGCTTGCGCCAGCGGCTCCTCGCCGAGACCCTTACGGCCGCGCGGGAGCTGCCGTCCGCCCGTCGCGAGCTGGTGATGGTGCCGCCGCGCCGGATGCCGCTCGCGGTCGCCCGGGTGCTGCTCACGGTGGTGGCCGAGGGCCGTAAGGCGGGCTGGCTGGAGCCGGCCGGGTTCGCGGCCGCGCTGCGCAAGCCCACGGCGGGGCGGCTGCGGGGCTTCGACGGCTATCCGCTCGCGCGGCACGCCTCCGAGCTGCCGCCCGCCCGGCTCGCGGCGGTGGTCCGGGACCGGCTGCGGATGCGGGCCCTGGCCAAGGTGCTGTCGGACGCGCGGGCCACCGCCGCGTCCGTACGGGCCGCGCTGGGCCGCTCCGTGGCGACCGCCTGGCGCGCCGACCCGGCGGGCGCGGCCTCGTACCAGCGGGGGGTGTCCCGCTATCTGACCGCCTCGATCGCGTCGGTGCGGCTGGTGCCGAAGTCCACGGTGGTGGTGACCGGGGGTTCGGCGACCATCCCGGTCACCGTCGACAACGGCCTCCAGCAGGACCTCACCGGGGTGGAGCTCCGGGTCCTCTCCAGCCGCCCCGAGCGGCTGATCGCCCGGGACCGCGCGATGCCGGTCCAGGCGTCGCGGGCGGTGAGCCGTACGGTGCGGATCCGGGTGGAGGCGTACGCGAACGGGCCGGTGCGGCTGACCGCCCAGCTCTACACCACCACCGACGGCAGGCCCTGGGGCGCGCCGATGACGTTCACGGCGGATGTGCGGTCGGTGCCGTCGGGAGCGGTGATCTTCGTGCTGGGCGGGACGGCGCTGATCGTGCTGGCGGTCGCGTTCCGGCTGCGGCGTACGCGGAGCCGGTGA
- a CDS encoding GuaB3 family IMP dehydrogenase-related protein, with amino-acid sequence MTEIEIGRGKRGRRAYAFDDIAVVPSRRTRDPKEVSIAWQIDAYRFELPFLAAPMDSVVSPRTAIRIGELGGLGVLNLEGLWTRYEDPEPLLAEIAELDEHTATTRMQEIYAEPIKEELIGQRLKEVRDAGVVTAAALSPQRTAQFSKAVVDAGVDIFVIRGTTVSAEHVSGAAEPLNLKQFIYELDVPVIVGGCATYTAALHLMRTGAAGVLVGFGGGAAHTTRNVLGIQVPMATAVADVAAARRDYMDESGGRYVHVIADGGVGWSGDLPKAVACGADSVMMGSPLARATDAPGRGHHWGMEAVHDEVPRGKRMNLGTVGSTEEILLGPSHTTDGSMNFFGALRRAMATTGYSELKEFQRVEVTVAPSARDKR; translated from the coding sequence GTGACTGAGATCGAGATCGGGCGCGGCAAGCGCGGCCGCAGGGCGTACGCGTTCGACGACATCGCCGTTGTGCCGAGTCGTCGCACCCGGGACCCGAAGGAGGTCTCGATCGCCTGGCAGATCGACGCCTACCGCTTCGAGCTGCCGTTCCTGGCCGCGCCGATGGACTCGGTGGTCTCACCCCGCACCGCGATCCGCATCGGTGAGCTCGGCGGCCTCGGAGTGCTCAACCTCGAGGGGCTCTGGACCCGTTACGAGGACCCGGAGCCGCTGCTGGCGGAGATCGCCGAGCTGGACGAGCACACCGCGACCACCCGGATGCAGGAGATCTACGCCGAGCCGATCAAGGAGGAGCTGATCGGCCAGCGCCTGAAGGAGGTGCGGGACGCGGGAGTGGTGACCGCCGCCGCCCTGTCCCCGCAGCGCACGGCGCAGTTCTCCAAGGCCGTGGTGGACGCGGGGGTCGACATCTTCGTGATCCGCGGCACCACGGTCTCCGCCGAGCATGTCTCCGGCGCCGCCGAGCCGCTCAACCTCAAGCAGTTCATCTATGAGCTGGACGTCCCGGTGATCGTGGGCGGCTGCGCCACGTACACGGCGGCCCTGCATCTGATGCGCACCGGCGCGGCCGGTGTGCTGGTGGGCTTCGGCGGCGGCGCCGCGCACACCACCCGCAATGTGCTGGGCATCCAGGTGCCGATGGCCACGGCGGTCGCCGATGTCGCCGCCGCCCGCCGGGACTACATGGACGAGTCCGGCGGCCGCTATGTACATGTGATCGCCGATGGCGGCGTGGGCTGGAGCGGCGATCTGCCGAAGGCCGTCGCCTGCGGCGCGGACTCGGTGATGATGGGCTCCCCGCTGGCCCGGGCCACCGACGCACCGGGCCGCGGTCACCACTGGGGCATGGAGGCCGTGCACGACGAAGTGCCGCGCGGCAAGCGGATGAACCTGGGCACGGTGGGCTCCACCGAGGAGATCCTCCTCGGCCCGTCGCACACCACCGACGGTTCGATGAACTTCTTCGGCGCGCTGCGCCGCGCGATGGCCACCACCGGCTACTCGGAGCTGAAGGAGTTCCAGCGGGTCGAGGTCACGGTCGCGCCGTCGGCCCGCGACAAGCGCTGA
- a CDS encoding rod shape-determining protein has product MAQNKSFNGRDMGIDLGTANTLVYVRGRGIVLNEPSVVAVNTVDGSVLSVGSAAKETMGRTPTNIVAVRPLRDGVIADFEIAERMLRYFIKKVMGSRRLARPRVVVCVPSGITGVERRAVMEAATQAGARQVHLVEEPIAAAIGAGLPVSEPTGCMVVDIGGGTTEVAVVSLGGIVTARSVRTAGDAMDVAITSYVKKQYALAIGERSAEEIKVSIGSASPTGPLSVPRVSESVRRPERNVEVFIPGQSEDNEDTQALLPPDRCTIRGRDQATGLPRVLELTSDEVRHALAEPVDSIVAAVRATLDETPPELAGDIMDRGIVLTGGGALLRGLDVRLGRELNIPVLVADDPLDCVAIGTGRCVEDFASLRTAMDARPRRPDSVRV; this is encoded by the coding sequence ATGGCGCAGAACAAGTCGTTCAATGGGCGTGACATGGGTATCGACCTCGGCACCGCCAACACACTGGTGTACGTACGGGGCAGGGGCATCGTGCTCAACGAGCCGTCGGTTGTGGCGGTGAACACAGTCGACGGCAGTGTGCTGTCGGTGGGTTCGGCCGCCAAGGAGACCATGGGGCGGACACCGACGAACATCGTCGCCGTGCGGCCGCTGCGCGATGGCGTGATCGCCGATTTCGAGATCGCCGAGCGCATGCTGCGGTACTTCATCAAGAAGGTCATGGGCAGCCGCCGGCTGGCCCGCCCCCGGGTGGTGGTCTGTGTGCCCTCCGGGATCACCGGCGTTGAGCGGCGCGCGGTGATGGAGGCGGCCACCCAGGCCGGGGCGCGGCAGGTGCATCTGGTCGAGGAGCCCATCGCGGCGGCGATCGGCGCGGGGCTGCCGGTGAGCGAGCCGACCGGCTGCATGGTCGTCGACATCGGCGGCGGTACGACGGAGGTCGCCGTGGTCTCGCTGGGCGGCATCGTCACCGCGCGGTCGGTGCGCACCGCGGGCGACGCGATGGATGTCGCGATCACCTCCTATGTGAAGAAGCAGTACGCGCTGGCGATCGGTGAGCGGTCCGCCGAGGAGATCAAGGTCTCCATCGGATCCGCCTCGCCCACCGGGCCGCTGTCCGTACCGCGGGTCTCGGAGTCCGTCCGGCGGCCCGAGCGGAATGTGGAGGTGTTCATCCCGGGTCAGAGCGAGGACAACGAGGACACCCAGGCGCTGCTGCCGCCGGACCGCTGCACGATCCGCGGCCGGGACCAGGCGACCGGGCTGCCCAGGGTGCTCGAACTGACCTCGGACGAGGTGCGGCACGCCCTCGCCGAGCCGGTGGACAGCATCGTCGCGGCCGTGCGGGCCACGCTCGACGAGACCCCGCCGGAGCTGGCGGGCGACATCATGGACCGCGGCATCGTGCTGACCGGCGGCGGGGCCCTGCTGCGCGGTCTGGACGTACGGCTGGGGCGCGAGCTGAACATCCCGGTGCTGGTGGCCGACGACCCGCTGGACTGCGTGGCCATCGGCACCGGCCGCTGTGTGGAGGACTTCGCCTCGCTGCGCACCGCGATGGACGCACGGCCCCGTCGGCCGGACTCCGTGCGGGTGTGA